A portion of the Hoylesella buccalis ATCC 35310 genome contains these proteins:
- a CDS encoding RluA family pseudouridine synthase, translated as MDINKMKGDYDRYEVAQADTLLNWLLNHVTNLSKSKIKATLAGKGIIVNGKCITQFDFPLEAGMKIAVSKSKKNTNFKNRYLKIVYEDRYLVVIEKHVGILSMAAGHSSLNVKRVLDDYFRTSKQKCTAHVVHRLDRETSGLMIYAKDMATEQELEHNWHDIVYDRRYVAVVSGEMEVDEGVITSWLKDNKAYVTYSSPVDNGGKFAITHFHTLDRTTEHSLVEYRLETGRKNQIRVHSADIGHPVCGDLKYGNGDNPLDRLCLHAYMLCFTHPVTRRPMEFETQIPPAFRKLFK; from the coding sequence ATGGATATCAATAAGATGAAAGGCGATTATGACCGCTATGAGGTGGCGCAAGCCGACACGCTGTTAAACTGGTTGCTGAATCATGTCACCAACCTTAGCAAGAGTAAAATCAAAGCGACGTTGGCTGGAAAAGGCATCATCGTGAATGGCAAGTGCATCACGCAGTTTGACTTTCCGCTTGAGGCGGGAATGAAAATTGCGGTGAGCAAGTCTAAAAAAAACACCAACTTCAAAAACCGCTATTTGAAGATTGTCTACGAAGATCGTTATTTGGTTGTGATTGAAAAGCACGTTGGAATCCTGTCCATGGCTGCGGGTCATTCTTCATTAAACGTGAAAAGGGTTCTTGATGATTATTTTAGAACCAGTAAACAGAAATGCACGGCACACGTTGTGCATCGGTTGGATCGAGAAACCAGTGGTCTGATGATTTACGCCAAGGATATGGCGACAGAACAAGAGCTGGAACACAACTGGCACGACATTGTGTACGATCGCCGTTATGTGGCGGTGGTGTCCGGCGAAATGGAAGTCGACGAAGGGGTCATTACGAGTTGGTTGAAAGACAACAAGGCCTACGTTACCTATTCAAGTCCGGTAGATAATGGCGGAAAGTTTGCCATTACCCATTTTCATACCTTAGATCGAACCACCGAACATTCGCTGGTAGAGTATCGCTTGGAAACGGGACGAAAGAATCAGATACGCGTCCATTCTGCCGATATAGGGCATCCTGTGTGTGGAGATCTCAAGTATGGCAATGGTGACAATCCCCTTGATCGGCTTTGTCTGCATGCCTACATGCTCTGTTTTACCCATCCAGTAACTCGTCGGCCAATGGAATTTGAAACGCAGATTCCTCCTGCTTTCAGGAAGTTGTTTAAATAA
- a CDS encoding IS1634 family transposase, whose translation MFVRKKKYPSGNIGVIVVEKIGGKMKELATIGVAYNEGEVENLVIEAKEWISRENSRRQPQLDLFGEEREACDHEREEVRRVLSNVSNIFLNGCDLILDRTFDRIGFNRIDDDVFRKLVKARLAYPTSKAATVEYLKNHFDEDMDLSKIYRYLDKLSDHQHEIVQDISVQHTAKLFGGNIGVLFYDVTTLYFEADYEDELRKTGFSKEGRHSNPQIILGLLVSLGGYPLAYCIHEGNKYEGHTMLPTINEFVSKYGLENFVVVADSGLMNNANIAELESHGYKYIIGAKIKNESQEVKNWILEQPKRDCQMVEYDKGGGRRLLVGYTDDRAKKDAYNREKGIRRLEKAYKHGALTKGNINKRGYNKFLSMDGEVKVAINYDRVADDSKWDGLKGYLTNTDIPIQDIYTAYHNLWHVERAFRIAKSKIEIRPMFHFTRKRIEAHICICFVALKVYKELERMLKVSEIKMSIDKVLALAKTITTIQIKLPLNKEVYTQTMLMARHQRIAKLFDEDFWVTR comes from the coding sequence ATGTTTGTCCGCAAAAAGAAATATCCATCTGGCAATATCGGAGTTATCGTTGTTGAGAAAATTGGAGGCAAAATGAAGGAACTTGCCACAATTGGAGTAGCCTATAATGAAGGTGAGGTTGAAAATCTTGTCATTGAAGCAAAAGAATGGATTTCCAGAGAGAATTCACGCCGCCAGCCCCAGCTTGATCTATTCGGCGAGGAACGTGAGGCCTGTGACCATGAGCGTGAAGAAGTCCGCCGTGTCCTGTCCAATGTCAGCAATATCTTTCTCAACGGATGCGACTTGATATTAGACCGCACGTTTGACAGGATTGGTTTCAATCGGATTGACGATGATGTATTCCGCAAGCTTGTTAAGGCTCGTTTGGCATATCCAACAAGCAAAGCTGCCACGGTGGAATACCTTAAAAACCACTTTGACGAAGATATGGATCTCTCAAAAATCTATCGCTATCTTGACAAGCTTAGCGACCATCAGCACGAAATCGTACAGGACATAAGCGTGCAACATACAGCTAAACTGTTCGGTGGAAATATCGGTGTGTTATTCTATGATGTTACCACACTTTACTTTGAAGCGGATTATGAGGACGAATTACGCAAGACAGGTTTCTCGAAAGAGGGACGTCACAGTAATCCTCAAATCATACTTGGACTGCTTGTCAGCCTTGGTGGCTATCCGCTTGCCTATTGCATCCATGAAGGCAACAAATATGAGGGTCATACGATGCTGCCGACGATAAACGAGTTTGTAAGCAAATACGGATTGGAAAACTTCGTTGTAGTGGCAGATTCTGGTCTGATGAACAATGCCAACATAGCGGAACTTGAATCGCACGGCTACAAGTATATAATAGGTGCGAAGATAAAGAATGAAAGTCAAGAGGTCAAGAACTGGATACTGGAACAGCCCAAGCGCGACTGCCAGATGGTTGAATATGACAAAGGAGGCGGACGTCGTCTCTTGGTCGGCTATACAGATGACCGTGCTAAGAAAGATGCCTATAACCGGGAAAAGGGAATACGCAGGTTGGAAAAGGCTTACAAGCATGGTGCGCTCACGAAAGGCAACATCAACAAGAGAGGTTACAATAAGTTCTTATCCATGGATGGTGAAGTGAAAGTCGCCATCAATTATGACCGTGTTGCCGACGACTCCAAATGGGACGGCCTAAAGGGATATCTCACCAATACGGATATACCAATACAGGACATATACACGGCATATCACAACCTTTGGCATGTGGAACGAGCCTTCCGCATAGCCAAATCAAAGATAGAGATACGTCCCATGTTTCACTTTACGCGCAAACGAATCGAGGCTCATATATGCATCTGCTTCGTGGCTTTGAAAGTATACAAGGAATTGGAGCGTATGTTGAAAGTCTCAGAGATTAAGATGAGCATAGACAAGGTGCTTGCATTGGCAAAGACCATTACAACGATACAAATCAAGCTACCTCTGAACAAGGAGGTTTATACGCAGACTATGCTGATGGCAAGACATCAGAGAATAGCTAAACTCTTTGACGAAGATTTTTGGGTGACACGATGA
- a CDS encoding NADH-quinone oxidoreductase subunit A, producing the protein MNFTLFVTVLLTAVTLVVAAYVIAKLIGPRSYNAVKGEPYESGIPTRGSSWLPMHVGYYLFAILFLMFDIETVLLYPWAVVVRDFGAMALVSIGFFLMVLVLGLAYAWRKGALEWK; encoded by the coding sequence ATGAATTTTACTTTATTCGTTACCGTTTTGTTGACGGCCGTAACCTTGGTAGTGGCAGCTTATGTCATTGCAAAGTTGATTGGTCCGCGCTCGTATAATGCGGTAAAAGGCGAACCCTATGAGAGTGGTATCCCAACGAGAGGTTCTTCGTGGCTTCCCATGCACGTTGGTTATTACCTCTTCGCTATCCTTTTCCTCATGTTCGATATCGAGACTGTACTGCTCTATCCATGGGCGGTAGTTGTGCGAGATTTTGGAGCTATGGCATTGGTTAGCATCGGTTTCTTCCTCATGGTACTTGTCTTAGGCTTGGCTTATGCTTGGCGGAAAGGAGCTTTGGAATGGAAATAA
- a CDS encoding NADH-quinone oxidoreductase subunit B, protein MEIKKPYIKSIPYEEFKDNESLERIVDELHEGGVNVVTGSLDQLINWGRANSLWSLTFATSCCGIEFMAVGCARYDFARFGFEVTRNSPRQADLIMCAGTITNKMAPAFRRLYDEMAEPKYVIAVGGCAISGGPFKSSYHVVRGIDEIVPVDVFIPGCPPRPEAIMYGMMQLQRKIKVEKFFGGVNHKQEDHHHGLSNAEVYQQKLKENKPIVVTHVPEDFHPQEELEHQH, encoded by the coding sequence ATGGAAATAAAGAAACCGTATATCAAGAGTATTCCTTACGAAGAGTTTAAGGACAACGAATCGTTGGAACGCATTGTTGACGAACTCCATGAAGGAGGCGTGAATGTTGTCACAGGATCGCTGGATCAATTGATTAACTGGGGACGTGCCAACTCGCTCTGGAGCTTGACATTCGCTACCAGCTGTTGCGGTATTGAGTTTATGGCAGTGGGATGCGCTCGTTACGATTTCGCTCGTTTCGGATTTGAGGTCACACGTAACTCTCCACGACAAGCCGACCTGATTATGTGTGCTGGAACCATTACCAACAAAATGGCACCTGCTTTTAGGCGTTTATACGATGAAATGGCAGAACCCAAATACGTTATTGCGGTAGGAGGATGTGCCATTTCTGGCGGTCCGTTTAAGAGCAGTTATCACGTGGTTAGAGGAATTGATGAGATTGTTCCCGTCGATGTCTTTATACCGGGATGTCCGCCACGCCCAGAGGCTATCATGTATGGCATGATGCAGTTGCAGCGCAAAATCAAAGTAGAAAAATTCTTCGGAGGTGTCAATCATAAGCAAGAGGATCACCACCACGGATTGAGTAACGCAGAGGTGTACCAACAAAAACTGAAGGAAAACAAGCCTATCGTAGTGACTCACGTTCCCGAAGACTTTCATCCTCAAGAAGAGTTAGAACATCAACATTAA
- a CDS encoding NADH-quinone oxidoreductase subunit C → MKLENIEIAFSNLAQEMSKLKNDKHFDYLVTIVGEDFGEEGLGCIYILENTLTHERTSVKAIAQQIGEEYVLDTVSNLWKAADILEREVYDFLGIKFLGHKDMRRLYLRNDFKGYPLRKNFDVSPENNQYTLEEDVELDYTFQYSLDKNGNLVETRVPLFTDNDFVINIGPQHPSTHGVLRLQSVLSGETVKRIYPHLGYIHRGMEKMCEAYTYPQTLALTDRMDYLSAMMNRHALVGVIEEAMEIELTERIQYIRTIMDELQRIDSHLLYLGCCAQDLGALTAFLYSMRDREHVLNVMEETTGGRLIQNYYRIGGCQDDIDSNFVENTKKLCAYLKPMLQEYMDVFGDNVIMQQRFKGIAPMNLENIISYGVTGASGRASGWKNDVRKNHPYAMYDKVEFEEVLNEHCDSFGRYLNRIEEIKQSIRIIEQLIDNIPAGDFYVKQKPIIKVPEGQWYFSCEGSRGEIGVYLDSKGDKMPYRLKFRPMGLNHVAAMDEMLRGQKIADLVTAGAALDFVIPDIDR, encoded by the coding sequence ATGAAATTAGAAAATATAGAAATTGCATTCAGTAACTTGGCACAAGAGATGTCGAAACTGAAGAACGACAAGCATTTCGATTACCTTGTTACCATTGTTGGCGAAGACTTTGGCGAAGAAGGGTTAGGATGTATTTATATTTTAGAAAACACACTAACTCACGAGCGTACATCGGTCAAGGCGATAGCGCAGCAAATAGGGGAGGAGTATGTACTCGATACTGTTTCCAACCTATGGAAGGCTGCCGATATTTTAGAGCGTGAAGTGTACGACTTCTTAGGTATTAAGTTCTTGGGACATAAGGATATGCGCCGTCTTTATTTGCGCAATGATTTCAAGGGCTATCCACTTCGTAAGAACTTCGATGTCTCGCCCGAGAACAACCAGTACACTTTGGAAGAGGATGTGGAGTTGGATTACACGTTCCAATACTCACTCGACAAGAACGGTAACTTGGTAGAGACCCGCGTTCCGTTGTTCACAGACAACGATTTCGTTATCAACATCGGTCCTCAACACCCCAGTACGCACGGTGTACTTCGTTTGCAAAGTGTATTAAGCGGTGAAACCGTGAAGCGAATTTATCCGCATTTGGGATATATCCACCGTGGAATGGAGAAGATGTGCGAGGCGTACACCTATCCTCAAACCTTGGCGTTGACAGACCGAATGGACTACCTCAGTGCCATGATGAACCGCCATGCGTTGGTGGGCGTTATCGAAGAGGCGATGGAGATAGAACTGACCGAGCGCATACAGTACATCCGTACCATCATGGACGAGTTGCAGCGTATCGACTCGCACTTGCTATATTTGGGTTGTTGCGCACAGGATTTGGGTGCTTTGACAGCCTTCTTGTACAGCATGCGCGACCGTGAACACGTGTTGAACGTCATGGAGGAGACTACGGGTGGACGACTCATTCAAAACTATTACCGCATTGGCGGTTGCCAAGATGATATTGATTCCAACTTTGTGGAGAACACCAAGAAACTGTGTGCTTATCTCAAACCCATGTTACAAGAGTACATGGATGTGTTTGGGGATAACGTCATTATGCAACAACGCTTCAAGGGAATTGCGCCCATGAATCTTGAAAACATCATTAGTTATGGTGTAACAGGTGCTTCTGGACGTGCTTCTGGCTGGAAAAACGATGTGCGCAAGAATCATCCTTATGCCATGTACGACAAGGTAGAGTTTGAGGAAGTTCTCAACGAGCATTGCGATTCGTTTGGTAGATACCTCAATCGTATTGAGGAAATCAAGCAAAGCATTCGCATCATCGAACAGCTTATTGATAATATTCCAGCAGGCGACTTCTATGTAAAACAGAAGCCAATCATCAAAGTGCCTGAAGGACAATGGTATTTCTCATGCGAAGGCTCGCGTGGCGAAATAGGAGTTTACTTGGATTCCAAGGGAGACAAGATGCCTTATCGCTTGAAATTCCGTCCTATGGGCTTGAATCATGTTGCTGCGATGGATGAGATGCTACGAGGACAAAAGATAGCTGACCTTGTTACTGCAGGTGCGGCGCTCGACTTTGTCATTCCAGATATTGACAGATAG
- the nuoH gene encoding NADH-quinone oxidoreductase subunit NuoH, whose translation MFDFSIVTTWFDTLLRQTLGLNDFWTIFIECVIVGVAILTAYALLAIVLIFMERKVCAYFQCRLGPMRVGFWGTLQVFADVFKMLIKEIFAVDKADKFLYYIAPFFVVIASVGTFSFLPWNKGAHILDFNVGIFLVSAISSIGVLGVFLAGWGSNNKYSVLSAMRGAVQMISYEMTLGLTLIAAVALTGTMQMSGIVEAQTGPWNWLIIKGHLPAIIAFLLFLVAGNAEANRGPFDLAEAESELTAGYHTEYSGMGFGFYYLAEYLNLFVIAGLATAVFLGGWAPFNIGVEGFDAVMNYIPGIVWFLGKTFVVVWLLMWIRWTFPRLRIDQILTLEWKYLMPLALVNLILMTICVAFGIHG comes from the coding sequence ATGTTTGATTTTAGTATAGTAACCACATGGTTCGACACGCTGCTTCGACAAACCTTAGGTTTGAACGATTTTTGGACGATATTCATTGAATGTGTTATCGTTGGTGTCGCCATTCTCACTGCCTACGCCTTGTTGGCGATAGTGTTGATATTCATGGAACGTAAGGTGTGTGCTTACTTCCAATGTCGTCTCGGGCCTATGCGTGTGGGCTTTTGGGGAACGCTTCAGGTGTTTGCCGACGTGTTTAAGATGCTCATTAAAGAAATCTTTGCCGTTGACAAAGCCGACAAATTCTTGTATTATATTGCGCCATTCTTTGTCGTGATTGCCTCGGTGGGTACTTTCTCGTTCCTTCCTTGGAATAAGGGAGCGCACATTCTCGATTTTAACGTGGGCATCTTCTTGGTGTCTGCTATATCGAGTATTGGTGTGTTAGGCGTCTTTTTGGCAGGATGGGGATCAAATAACAAATATTCTGTTCTGTCTGCCATGCGTGGAGCGGTGCAGATGATTTCGTATGAAATGACCTTGGGACTGACTCTCATTGCGGCTGTTGCCTTGACGGGAACGATGCAAATGAGCGGAATTGTGGAAGCACAGACAGGACCATGGAACTGGTTAATTATTAAAGGACATCTTCCAGCGATCATTGCATTCTTGTTGTTCTTGGTAGCTGGCAACGCTGAAGCGAACCGTGGACCGTTCGACTTGGCAGAGGCAGAGAGCGAGTTGACTGCTGGATACCATACAGAGTATTCGGGAATGGGTTTTGGTTTCTACTATTTGGCAGAATACCTCAACCTATTTGTCATCGCAGGATTAGCCACTGCCGTGTTCTTAGGCGGTTGGGCACCTTTCAACATTGGAGTCGAAGGCTTCGATGCTGTGATGAATTATATTCCTGGCATTGTGTGGTTCTTAGGTAAGACCTTTGTTGTAGTTTGGCTTCTGATGTGGATTCGCTGGACGTTCCCACGTTTGAGAATTGACCAAATCTTAACTTTAGAGTGGAAGTATCTCATGCCATTGGCATTGGTAAATCTCATACTGATGACCATTTGTGTGGCTTTTGGTATCCACGGTTAA
- a CDS encoding 4Fe-4S dicluster domain-containing protein, translating to MENKQSYFSEIWYAVKSLVTGLRVTLKEYFTPKSTEQYPENRKTTLHVAQRHRGRLVFKRNEDGTHNCVACTMCEKACPNETILIKSEMVVNEETGRKKKQLVDYQYKLGDCMFCQLCVNSCNFNAIEFTNDFENSVFERDSLTMHLDKEVYQGGSLPDLIDGGAPLTIGQFNTKTK from the coding sequence ATGGAAAATAAACAATCATATTTTAGCGAAATCTGGTATGCTGTCAAGTCGCTTGTAACGGGGTTGAGGGTTACCTTGAAGGAATACTTCACCCCAAAGAGCACCGAACAATATCCAGAGAATCGCAAAACGACACTGCATGTGGCTCAACGTCATCGCGGACGCTTAGTGTTTAAGCGTAACGAAGACGGCACTCACAACTGTGTAGCGTGCACTATGTGCGAGAAAGCATGTCCCAATGAGACCATACTCATTAAGAGTGAAATGGTTGTCAATGAAGAAACGGGCAGGAAAAAGAAACAATTGGTGGACTATCAGTACAAATTAGGCGATTGTATGTTCTGCCAACTCTGTGTCAACTCTTGTAACTTCAACGCCATTGAGTTTACCAACGACTTTGAAAACAGTGTGTTTGAGCGAGATTCCTTGACCATGCACCTTGACAAGGAAGTGTATCAAGGCGGAAGTTTGCCAGACTTGATAGACGGTGGGGCACCGCTGACCATTGGACAATTTAATACCAAAACCAAATAA
- a CDS encoding NADH-quinone oxidoreductase subunit J, whose product MANLIMFCILAVVILGSAIMCVLTKRIMRAATFLIFVLFGVAGIYFLLGYTYLGAAQIAIYAGGITILYIFAIQLVSKRTLQGLVEHLKGSRVFQGALLSLIGLATVIGVLVKNQFIHQATQVADAEVSMNVIGQALVGSEKYQYVLPFELISVFLLACIIGGLLIARKEDDK is encoded by the coding sequence ATGGCTAATTTAATCATGTTTTGCATTTTGGCAGTCGTCATCTTGGGCTCTGCCATCATGTGTGTACTAACAAAAAGGATTATGCGGGCGGCTACCTTTCTGATATTTGTTTTATTTGGTGTTGCAGGTATCTATTTCCTTTTAGGATATACATATTTGGGAGCAGCACAGATTGCTATTTATGCAGGGGGCATCACGATACTCTATATCTTTGCAATACAGTTGGTATCTAAGCGTACGCTCCAAGGATTAGTAGAACATCTCAAAGGTTCACGCGTCTTTCAGGGAGCTTTGCTCTCATTGATAGGACTGGCTACCGTGATAGGTGTCTTGGTGAAGAACCAGTTTATACATCAAGCAACGCAGGTTGCCGATGCAGAAGTCTCGATGAATGTCATTGGCCAAGCATTGGTAGGCTCTGAAAAATATCAGTATGTTTTGCCCTTTGAACTCATTTCCGTGTTTTTGTTGGCATGTATCATTGGCGGTTTGTTAATTGCCAGAAAGGAGGATGATAA